From Camelina sativa cultivar DH55 chromosome 5, Cs, whole genome shotgun sequence:
atgatgtctttttaagttaaattaatatgaatttgatttggattcaataaactattatttttattataaaaaatatattccctctgtttcataatatatgatatttagagaatgtttttgttgtttcataatataagatattttcaagtttctatgtaacttttagattagtttaatagtttatattatacagacttgtttatgattggttaaattttttaaaataatcatatcTTAATCTACTTGCTTtactcaaacttttttaaactttttacgCCATAAATTCTGGTTTTATTTGGATTGATCACTATAACtagaaatttccaaaacaacaacaacaatagtatTGTAGTAACTTTAGTTTTTGTGATTATGACTATTCGAATCTCAGGAGTCACGACTAACTTATTTTAACGTAACATCAATCTCAAGACTTAGTATATACTCAAAAGATTGAGAATAGTAATGTTTTATTACTTAACTCtgaaaccaataataataaaaataaagaatcgTGGCAGAAACTAGTTGAATATCCAACAGCAGCGTGAAAAACGCGGCGGGAGTTCCAACAGCTATGGAACAGGGGAGCAATATAAGGAAATTACTcgtttatttctttttccttagtTTCAATTCAAATCtatttattcatttaatttaatgtgCTTGTGGTTTTTCAATGCAATggctctttttaattttctcaaagTCTAGCTCAAGATTTTCGTATACAATCAAGTGTGGTAAGTCGTAAGTTTACAGTTGTTTAGAAGTTTcgcattatatatatgttttatttttcctcttttcttaatgatatatataaatttcacattatttatctcatatatattacacaCCTTTATTCTAAATATAAATCATGAATTGTATTAGTATATaagatttcttttcttttaattatgttcaacagtgtcatatatatataaatattaatcagAACTTACAATACCATCAACATACTTTTCTTGATGTTCAAAAAGCTAACTTGTGAGACAAATATAAATGTGGAAAATGCCCTTCCCAAAACGTTTATTTGAATGGAAACTATAGTTAGCTTTACACTAAATTGAACAAGAATTGTTCAactcatttgaatattttttctcgTACGACTTTTACTTAATTAGAATTTACTTAGAAGTTCAAATACGTATAGATTATACTTTcctagttttctttttctttttctttttgctaatgGACCGAAAGCTCATGGAAAATATTGAGGACGCGTTGGCTCCATGCACTACTAGCTTGTACTGGTGTACACTTGcaccattcctttttttttttggtatggacCGTTTCTTAATTCTTGGACTGTGTGCATATTAATATGAACAagtttaatattcaaaatagaGTGAAGTTAGACAAAACAAATAGTAAAGAAAATTCTGGTTTCTGGTTTGGTGATTATTATATATTGATCATGTATTCTTGTTTAAGGATTATGTATATGATCATGTCTACACGTAAGGTGCAAGTACAACTACTAGCTAATAAGTCTTCACCACGTTATATACGCATTGTgaccatacatatatatatatatatatatatatatatatatatatatatatatatatactattttttccATCTTCGGGTCAATTTCAGTTTATCGTAGCTTCTGTTTGTGAATTTCCGATCCGCTCAGCAGCTActcttattattttgtttattttagtaatttatggtctttatctattatttgattatttctatgctttataagtttttattagCTAGAAATGTTAAAAACTTAACATTCATAGTTTcatactatatctatatatacgtTAATACGTACGCATTTCAGCAAAACtatcaattatataaaaattcgaatatctatatatacgtTAATACACGTTGGAAACACCTGTTTGAGTTGCGTGTAACTAATTTCGATGGAACCTTTCTGGTTAATTTCCATGGAacttatttgtattttgtttccTAGTcgcattgtatatatatttttcaagtaTAAATAAATGGATGTAGAACAAAATACTTCAATATTCCAATTTTTTGcgtcaatgtttttaaaaatagtctTCTCATAATCTGAAAAGCTACAACTTACGGCCATTCGATTTGGAGGAAAAACAACTTAACGTCCCACAACACTCGAGAGCCGCACACTGACCATAGtcgcatatatatatacgattCTATATATGTGCATATGAAGATTTCTAGTATTAGATgagtaaaaattttattaatcaaaatcgTAAATTTGTATTAAGTTGAAACCGAATTCTCTTTAGTAAGTCGTATGTGTGTGCTATATGTTCGTAAATAACTAATAAACAAAACAGTTTTGTATAACTGAAGTTACGTTGCCTAATCGTCTTATAGTTTGTCTTGGATGCATCATTGCATGCATACACTGGATGACGTTAGCATGCATGTGTCCTCACTCGATCGTTACTAGTTAGCATACTTTGTGGAATAAAACTTCATCTGATCATGAAccagttatttattatatatagtgcGATCTATCAACATAATAATACTCGCGTGTAAAATATTCTGACACTGAAGatatttgtagtttattttctagACGAAACAATGATATCGAATCATTATTATAATCGATTAATCGTATTCGTAGCTAGGTTcgcaaatttatttattttcttacaataagTCTAAATTTGCTACCGAAGTAATCGACTTATCATCCAGCCATCTAAAACTAAATCAATTTGAGTATTTTCTATGTATTTGTTGTGAAGTTGGGAAGTGAGCTCTATACGGCTGGACTAAAACGGATAAATTAGTCTCCGTTTACATTACTAAGTCTGTTGACttcatatctaaaaattatttagtaaCCCGAATCGAAGCCACTCTCAAGTGTTCCTGACAACGaatttaatggttttttttacatatacgACAAATGTAATGATAAGATATTGACATATGGTTGAGATTTCCATTTTGATTCCGATTCTTggaaattttttacaaattcaaaAAAGCAGTGGCTGGGAAACCTACTACAGTACTCGATAAAGAGTGTAATCAAGACttggtccaaaaaaaaaagacagtgtAATCAAGACAAAAGCCTAGGCGCTAAATTTCTCTTcgttattacttattagtatatatataatgtatctGTATATATGGGAAATTTTGAACTTATTACGCTAAATTATGAAGATGATAGATTCCAACATGGGTTTCCCACCTAGAtttgatatatgatttaaatacacctagttagtttttttttttcacttgaaattttatatatataaagtaaccCAGGAAACcattacaaaaaaccaaaaggaTCAAAGACAATCAACCCAGCAAAACCAGCTAATACAAACATTAAATTCTTATCATATCCTCCACAAAAAGCTGATGTAATCAACTTGGGAAACCGGTTTCTTCTAGAATTCGAAACTGCAGAAAAGCGCTTAGCAAGTGGAAAAAGAACAACGAGCTAAATGCAAAGGAAAAGATAACATGCCTGCAGGTTGAATTGGAAGTGGTTCAATCCTCTTTGGACCCGTGTGCTAATAGGTTGCATTACCTGAAAAGCAAGTTGGTTAAAGcttatagagaagaagaaagtcatTGGCAACAGAAAAGTAGAGCCAAATGGATGGATGTTGGAGGGTGATAAGAACACCAAATTTTTTCATGCATCAGTTAAGAATGCAAGGAACAAGAATGGTCTAGATAAGCTAGTGGACATTAATGGGATAATGCATAGAGCTGAAGTTTCTAAAGGTGAAATAGCGGCGTCTTATTTCCAAAATCTGTTCTCCACGTCTGAACCTTTCAACCCGCAAGAGATGCTTTCTGGTCTTCAACCTAGAGTTTCAGACAGAATGAATCAAGAGCTTTTAGCCACGGtttcaaaagaagaagtaaaaaatgCAGTGTTCTCTATAAAGCCTTCCAGTTCACCGGGTGCAGATGGTATGACTGCGTTGTTCTTCCAGCAGTATTGGGAGGTTGTAGGTGACCAGGTTACAAAGGAGATTCTAAATTTCTTTATCACCGGCTTTTTTCCCCAAAGAATGGAACTTTACTCAATTGTGTTTGTTACCCAAAAAGCTCAATTCTCCACTGATGAGTGATTTAAGGCCGATCAGTCTGTGCTCGGTGTTATATAAAGTGATTGCAAAAGTTATGATGGCAAGACTGCAACCATTATTGTCTGAAATAGTATCACCAAACCAATCAGCTTTTGTTCCAGAAAGGTTGATTTCAGACAACATCCTTATAGCTCATGAAGCAGTTCATAGTCTCCGTACTCATAAGGATATCTCTAAGAGTTTTATGGCGGTAAAGACTGATATGTCAAAGGCTTATGACAGAATGGAATGGAGTTTTCTTGAAGGAGTGCTCATTGCTCTAGGGTTTCAAAGAAGATGGGTGGATATGATCATGTACTGTGTGTCCTCAGTTTCTTACACAGTTCTAATTAACGGTCAGCCGTTTGGGCTCATTAATCCGCAACGTGGTTTAAGACAGGGTGATCCTCTCTCTCCGGCTTTATTTGTGCTTTGCGCTGAGGGTTTGACTCATTTGCTTAATAGAGCTGAATTGGATGGAAGCTTAAATGGGATTCAGTTTTCTCCTGTTGGTCCTTCGATTCACCATCTTCTGTTTGCAGATGACAGTCTGTTTCTAATCAAAGCTTCAGTGGATCAGGCGCTGACTCTCCAAGGTATTCTGGTTGACTATGGAAAAGTTACAGGTCAGTTGATCAACCTGGACAAGTCTTCAATTACTTTTGGTAGCAAAGTGGATTTAGGAGTCAGGGCCATTATTCAAGAAAAGTTGGGAATTGTTAAAGAAGGAGGGGCAGGTGTATATTTGGGATTACCGGAATGCTTTAGTGGTTCCAAAGCAGACTTACTAGCCTATATCCACGACAAAATGAAAAGTAGGATGTCAGGTTGGTTCGCCCGGTCTCTTTCGCAGGGTGGAAAAGAAATCCTACTGAAATCAGTGGCCATGGCAATGCCTGTGTTCGCTATGTCATGTTTCAAGTTACCAAAAATGACTTGTGAGAAACTGACATCTGCTATGTCAGCCTTCTGGTGGGACTCAGTTGAGGACAAAAGGAAAATGCACTGGTTGGGATGGGATAAGTTGTGTTTGCCTAAACATTTAGGTGGTCTTGGGTTTAAAGATATTCAAATCTTCAATCAAGCCTTGCTGGCAAAACAAGCATGGAGGATTCTGCAAGAAGAAAACAGCTTGTTTGCCTCATTTTTCAAAAGTAGGTATTTTGTTGAGGGAGATTTCTTATCCGCAGAGCTTGGAGATAGACCTTCTTATGCTTGGAGGAGCATTCTCCATGGTAGGGATTTGTTAAAAAGAGGTCTGAGACAAATGATTGGTGATGGTGAATCTACCTATGTTTGGTCATCTCGTTGGTTACTTGATGGTGTTATCAGAGCGCCCTTGATGAAGAATATCATCTTCGATTTGGACCTTAAAGTTAAAGAGTTGATTAACCCATCAACACTTTCTTGGGATCTGTCAGTTCTGAACCATCATTTTTATCCCCGGGATGTGGAGTTGATTTGTAAACAGAAGCCTGTTCCTTTATCAAAAGATTTCCTGATATGGGAACATACTAAAAGTGGGGCTTATTCAGTCAAATCCGGGTATTGGGCGGAGTATCAAAGAGAGAAGATTGAGCTGGTTACAGAGGCCTTAATGCAACCTTCAATCCTTCCTTTAAAAGACCAGATTTGGAGATGCAGTACTGTCACAAAGATTAAGACATTTATGTGGAAAGCAATTTCAGGTGGCATCCCAGTTGCTGATAAGATGATGGATAGAGGTCTTAAATTCGATTCCAGATGTCAAAAATGCGGTTTGGAAGGAGAATCAACAAATCATGTCTTGTTCTCTTGTACGGTTGCTAGACAAATTTGGGCACTCTACAACTTCCCGTCTCCAGAAAACGGTTTTGATTCTCAGTCCCTTTATCAGAACTTGTACTTCCTGTTTTTGAcaagcaaaaatattaaagtacAGGTCGAGATAAGAAAAGCCTTCCCTTGGATTCTCTGGCAACTTTGGAAAAATAGAAATTTGTGTTGCATTGAAGGGAAAAGCTTTAGTCCTCCTGAAACaattatcaaaatcagagaagaTGTTCAGGAATGGCTTTTTGAGCAGTCGTTGGTTGAGGAGTCTGTGGAGCGTGTAAAGTCTGAACGTTCACAGCAAAAAAAAGGTTGGTCTCCCCTGCAGCTAGGTTGGTTTAAATGCAATTTTGCCTCGTCTTGGGACAAAATTTCAAATTCGAGTGGAgcggcttgggttttgagagATCATAATGGGGTAGTTCTTTTGCACAGTCGAGCATCCTTTTCCCAGATGTTTTGTAAGCAGGATGCAATGTTTCGAGGTTGGCTTTGGTCTATTGAAAGTATGTCTAGTCTTCATTTCGATAAGATCCTTTTTGCTTCTGAAGATTCTGAGCTTATCGGAGCTGTTCTCAGACCAAAGGCATGGCCTTGCTTTAAACTGCAGTCTCATATTTTGAGAGCTAGTTTGGAAAAAATTTTGGATTGGAAATTGGTTATGGAAGACAGGACCTCAAATCTTGGAGCACATCTAATCGCTAGAAGTGTAACAAGGGAGGATCGTCGCCAATCGTATGTAGTATACACCTAGTTAGTTAATAGAcatcataaaaaaaacacttttttaaaCTTATGGTTAAATTGCTAACATGTTTTTCCAGCTTATAGTAGAGCCAAGTAAGCTTATCTAAGTGATTCAACTGGCAGAATATTTTTTCAATGCTTAAAAGAAATCATTTGCCTTaagaaaaattcataatttaaattatcTATGCCaacatcatttttcatttttaaacgtATAATTTGGCATATTCCTCCATATGATATATTTTCAGTGGTACCGGTTAGCGCCTATAAAGTAATTAGTACATCTTTTTTTGTTGCGTAGTCATTTCATAATCTAATCAATTATTCGAGATCATGTTTGGTGAATGGATTTATTAGGATTAATTGTtggaaagaaattaaaattgtgCGTTGTACCTGACGTTGCATATATATCCGAAAAACTATCATTAGAAAAGAAGTTGACCTATAAAAGACCTAATAGCAAGTCTATGGATACCAAAATTTCCATGAACTTCCTCATCTTTATAGCTTTTAATGTTAGTTTGCATCTCTGTCAGCTCATGCAGAGTCATGATCGTGACACGATACTCCATGACCTCATAAACACACATCCTACCAATCTTTCACTAGTAGTTGTCATTGGATATTTGGAATACAGTGTGGTGTGTATACCAATTTGATATTTACTGATCTTATAATTTGGAAAGAAACAATAGTTGCATGCATTTTATCACAAGATAAACTTGGACATATCTCGATAATAGATATTATGTTAAGGAGTTGCTATTGTTTTGGCGAATCTCACAAACCAGTGATATAATAGACTAATAGAGAAATACAATTGTGTTTTGTAGCCAATTCATGATAGGATTCACCAAAATTTGTTTCGAACATTCTTGTTGCGGTTTCTATAATTCTTCCTTTTTTCACAAAATTTGGAGATTAGTCTTGAAATATAGTGTAAattaacatgtatatatatatatatatatatatatatatatatatatatcacttatgTCATGTGAGTTtatcacaaaaaatatcaaaaagtgtTATCGTCTATAATTCGTACACTAGGTTTTAAAGCTatgctacgcgtgggtttatttgataaattttgatgaaaattatatatactcactccgtttcaaaatataagaaatgactactttaaaaaagttcaaccaatcataaataaaaatgcataataaaatatattaaactaatctaaaaatagcatagaaatttgaaaacatcttatattatgtaACACAAAaattttctctaaaacatcttatattatgaaattcaGGGAGTATGTGATTGATGACAGTAATacaatattatcttataaaaataaattttattagtattaaataaaaatttaaattttagatacacaatttttaaaaatataaaaatgagttgTGTTATACATTCAGATCagatcaaaaaaattatgaatttaactcgacgtccaggcaAGGCGAATCAAACTgctgacctcacatatcctaaaccatttatttgaccaccagaaaagcgaaataattttgtaatcttgaatttatctcgttttttatatttaattgatcgctaccacgtatgttttcgtgtttttttattcaatgtttttttatttttcatattctttcttgtcattttcattgtcaaattttatggtaattgtcatcgttgcTTTTATCatgttcttcgttatactcttattctttttcttcttttttttcttcaactttttcacattctttcactgaaaaatattttttagactaccatacaacttgttaacccatcaaactccaagaccaaaatcttttattttctcataaaatttgtgcaattcataaagtccagcatagtcaacacatgcatccaattattgataattttatctatatacttattcggtttaagatccacatgtattgaaacttctcaaaccaatgcagagaaagtaatatgaacacatgtatagttaaaataatatttgtgcttttcgtcgatccttcttctttaaactcaaataacatcaactcAAGGTCTTTCGACGTCAGtccttctttcttagacttaaaaataaaaattttactgcaagaatatcaaatcaaatttcttttatttctataaaatttaatttttttcttc
This genomic window contains:
- the LOC104789816 gene encoding uncharacterized protein LOC104789816; this translates as MHRAEVSKGEIAASYFQNLFSTSEPFNPQEMLSGLQPRVSDRMNQELLATVSKEEVKNAVFSIKPSSSPGADGMTALFFQQYWEVVGDQLNSPLMSDLRPISLCSVLYKVIAKVMMARLQPLLSEIVSPNQSAFVPERLISDNILIAHEAVHSLRTHKDISKSFMAVKTDMSKAYDRMEWSFLEGVLIALGFQRRWVDMIMYCVSSVSYTVLINGQPFGLINPQRGLRQGDPLSPALFVLCAEGLTHLLNRAELDGSLNGIQFSPVGPSIHHLLFADDSLFLIKASVDQALTLQGILVDYGKVTGQLINLDKSSITFGSKVDLGVRAIIQEKLGIVKEGGAGVYLGLPECFSGSKADLLAYIHDKMKSRMSGWFARSLSQGGKEILLKSVAMAMPVFAMSCFKLPKMTCEKLTSAMSAFWWDSVEDKRKMHWLGWDKLCLPKHLGGLGFKDIQIFNQALLAKQAWRILQEENSLFASFFKSRYFVEGDFLSAELGDRPSYAWRSILHGRDLLKRGLRQMIGDGESTYVWSSRWLLDGVIRAPLMKNIIFDLDLKVKELINPSTLSWDLSVLNHHFYPRDVELICKQKPVPLSKDFLIWEHTKSGAYSVKSGYWAEYQREKIELVTEALMQPSILPLKDQIWRCSTVTKIKTFMWKAISGGIPVADKMMDRGLKFDSRCQKCGLEGESTNHVLFSCTVARQIWALYNFPSPENGFDSQSLYQNLYFLFLTSKNIKVQVEIRKAFPWILWQLWKNRNLCCIEGKSFSPPETIIKIREDVQEWLFEQSLVEESVERVKSERSQQKKGWSPLQLGWFKCNFASSWDKISNSSGAAWVLRDHNGVVLLHSRASFSQMFCKQDAMFRGWLWSIESMSSLHFDKILFASEDSELIGAVLRPKAWPCFKLQSHILRASLEKILDWKLVMEDRTSNLGAHLIARSVTREDRRQSYVVYT